A part of Salvelinus alpinus chromosome 23, SLU_Salpinus.1, whole genome shotgun sequence genomic DNA contains:
- the LOC139551064 gene encoding angiomotin-like 2a, translated as MSSTEEPSGTVLHRLIQEQLRYGNPTDARTLLAIQQQALRGGSGGSPGGGPGSGSGEGPGGSPRSSLESLTQEDSSFLQLSARQEPQGQEHQGDYQHSESSYQLYQVHGEELPTYEQAKAHSQYLAQHWAPATGAHKQLRQRDYRAADEALIELKRGHMRSLSEHLLQLSLERNGAMAKSEAVKSSSHSYPELGYYAPPQGLQDKCSLHPEYSSVPIMSQGYMPIHAQEPQCVYRDIPQPIQTQQHRYVAPVQQQTETCYSTFTSRPPGVVEESKQMELLMLENERLRQELEGHREKACRIQKLEQESQRISEAYEALMQGSSKRESLEQTLRNRLVAEIRRLQDFNRDLRESLENTRTQAAKEVEAADHNQHIMTKLLEQSEEQQFERERAERELQRLRNFAEEQGLRAEQLEEALEAQRCRGRQLEEELRRKRAYVEKVERLQSALAQLQATCEKREGLEMRLRTRLEHELKSLRAQQKQSHPPGVTVGSLHERLREREERILALEADMMRWEQKYLEESTMRQFAMDVAATAAAQRDTTIINHSPCHSSNNSFNEDLPVSDYRNQEMENRIRALYAHILEKDAVIKVLHQRLHQDQVEKSGFCLRAAMSTSSISTAKCASISKGKSLSDDQTPVSPLRCSSPAHPSQSQSCGSEDGAKAKEPTTGSKLSIDNAAAQQPKSSSLNTLRGLDDLEAEAVEIFI; from the exons ATGTCATCCACAGAAGAGCCGTCTGGCACGGTCCTGCACCGCCTCATCCAGGAACAACTACGCTACGGCAACCCCACAGACGCACGCACCCTCCTGGCCATCCAGCAGCAGGCCCTGCGCGGAGGCAGCGGAGGGTCCCCTGGTGGAGGGCCTGGGAGTGGATCAGGTGAGGGCCCCGGTGGAAGTCCTCGCTCCTCTCTAGAGAGCCTCACCCAGGAAGACTCCTCATTCCTCCAACTGTCAGCCCGCCAGGAGCCCCAGGGCCAGGAACACCAGGGAGACTATCAGCACTCGGAGAGTAGCTACCAGCTCTACCAGGTCCACGGCGAGGAGCTGCCCACCTACGAGCAGGCCAAAGCCCACTCTCAGTACCTGGCTCAGCATTGGGCACCCGCCACAGGCGCCCACAAGCAGCTGCGCCAACGGGACTACCGTGCGGCGGATGAGGCACTGATTGAGTTGAAGCGAGGGCATATGCGATCGCTGAGTGAGCATCTCCTGCAGCTGTCTCTGGAGAGGAATGGTGCCATGGCGAAGTCTGAGGCAGTCAAAAGCTCCTCACATAGCTACCCGGAGCTGGGTTACTACGCCCCCCCACAAGGCCTccaggacaaatgtagcctacacccaGAGTACTCATCTGTTCCCATCATGTCCCAAGGATATATGCCCATCCACGCCCAAGAGCCCCAGTGTGTGTACAGGGACATTCCCCAGCCAATCCAGACCCAGCAGCACAG GTATGTGGCCCCAGTTCAGCAGCAAACGGAGACCTGCTACAGCACGTTCACCAGTCGGCCCCCTGGTGTCGTGGAGGAGTCCAAGCAGATGGAACTGCTGATGCTGGAGAACGAGAGGCTGAGGCAGGAGCTGGAGGGCCACCGAGAGAAGGCCTGCCGCATCCAGAAG TTGGAGCAGGAGAGCCAGAGGATCTCAGAGGCCTATGAGGCTCTGATGCAGGGCAGCAGTAAGAGGGAGAGCCTGGAGCAGACCCTGAGGAACAGACTGGTGGCCGAGATCAGGAGGCTGCAGGACTTCAACAGGGACCTTAGAG AAAGCCTGGAAAATACCAGAACACAGGCCGCCAAAGAAGTGGAAGCTGCTGACCACAACCAGCACATCATGACCAAACTGCTCGAGCAAA GCGAGGAGCAGCAGTTTGAGCGTGAGCGTGCCGAGCGCGAACTCCAGAGGCTCCGCAACTTCGCAGAGGAGCAGGGCCTGAGGGCGGAGCAGCTCGAGGAGGCCCTAGAGGCCCAGCGGTGCAGGGGCCGGCAGCTGGAAGAGGAACTGCGGCGGAAGCGGGCCTACGTGGAGAAGGTGGAGCGGCTGCAGAGCGCCCTGGCTCAGCTGCAGGCCACCTGCGAGAAGCGCGAGGGCCTGGAGATGAGGTTGCGAACACGCCTCGAGCATGAGCTGAAGAGCCTGAGGGCACAGCAGAAGCAGTCTCACCCGCCGGGCGTGACGGTGGGCTCGCTGCACGAGCGtctgagggaaagagaggagcgTATCCTAGCCCTGGAGGCGGACATGATGCGCTGGGAGCAGAAGTACTTGGAGGAGAGCACCATGAGGCAGTTCGCCATGGACGTGGCAGCCACCGCCGCCGCTCAGAG AGACACAACCATCATCAACCATTCCCCCTGTCACTCTTCTAACAACAGCTTCAACGAGGACCTGCCTGTATCTGACTACCGAAACCAGGAGATGGAAAACCG GATCCGTGCTCTCTACGCCCATATCCTGGAGAAAGATGCTGTCATTAAGGTACTCCACCAGCGTTTGCACCAGGACCAGGTCGAGAAGAGTGGGTTTTGTCTGCGCGCCGCCATGTCCACTTCTTCAATTAGCACGGCCAAGTGCGCCAGCATAAGCAAAG GTAAGAGTCTGTCAGACGACCagactcctgtctctcctctccggtGCTCCTCCCCAGCTCAccccagccagagccagagctGTGGATCAGAGGATGGAGCTAAGGCCAAGGAGCCAACCACTGGTTCTAAACTCAGCATTG ACAACGCTGCTGCGCAACAACCAAAGTCCTCCTCCTTGAACACATTGAGAGGCCTGGATGACttggaggcagaggcagtggaaaTCTTCATTTGA